ATAATATAAATTTAGAAGAATCTATTCTTTCCCTTTTTAATGCATACTTAACAGCTAAAAGTGTTAATCTAGCTTCCTCTTTTCCATCTATTATTTTAAACCTTGCACCAGTAGTTTTTTCAAAATATTTTAATACGTCATTACTATTTGAAGCTAATCTCATTGCGGCAGTTGTTACGCAAACTGCACTTTTAGGGTCATATTCTAAACTTTTTGATGAACGCATAATTGCATCAACTACTCTCTCTTGGGCTTCAAGAGAGATATTACCAGTTTCATTTAAACCATCAGCCATACCAACAACTTCATTGTATTCGTTGATAATTTTGTGATTTAAACAATCATAAATTAAGACTCTAAATGAATTAGAGCCTAAATCAATAGTAGTAACTTTATTCATTCAAATACTAAGGGTGTGGAATTTTAATTTTAGAATTTAATGACCATCCAATTAAAATCATTAAAATAAGTACAATATTTTCATTTATAATCCCAGTTAACCATACAAGATAAACTACCCATAATAAAATTGCACCTAGTGGAGTAGGAACCCCAGTGAAATATTTTTCTACACTTCCCTCTTCGGCATTTATATTAAACTGAATTAATCTTCTAAGACCTGAAATTACATAATAAATAAAAGCAAATGCAACAAGTGGAGTAAAAAGCATCAGCTCCTTAGTGTCTATAATTGCAAAATAGATAAACATGGTTGGAACTATTACAAAAGATAAAAAATCAGCAAAAGAGTCTAATTGAATACCAAACTCAGTTGATAGATTATATTTTCTTGCAATTTTCCCATCAACAATATCAAATCCTCCTGCTAACCATGCAAAAAGTGCTGCAGCAAAAAACTCATTATGTGTTAAAAAATATATGGCCATAATACCTGCAGAGATGTTAAAAAAAGTTGCCAAATTAGCTAAATTAAAATGGCTATTTTTATTAAAAAGAAATGTCATTAGTTCCCTTCGTTTTCATAAATTGTATACTGATTTCTACCGTTTTGTTTTGACAGATAAAGTGATTCATCAGCAATCTTGTATAATCTATTACAAGATACATAAGAGTTTGCTTCGTAAATAACAGCTCCTATTGATATTGTAACAATGTTTGATATTTTACTATTTTTATGCTCAATATTTAATGATTCAATAGTTTTGTTTACATCTTTTAAGCACTCTTCTAATGTTTCTTTATCTATATCAAATAAAATTACCCCGAACTCTTCACCACCTAATCTAAAAACATACTCATAATCTTTGTTAAAATATGTCTTTAAAGAATTAGCCACTGCTTTTAATGTTATATCACCCATATCATGGCCATAGGTATCATTATACTGTTTGAAAAAATCTATATCTAACATAACAAAGGCAGTGTTCCATTTATTTGCATTAGATATAAATGGCATATTGTCAAATATTTGATCAAAATATTTTCTGTTGTAAAGGGATGTCATTGCATCAGTGATTGATTCTATTTTATATTTTTTTGTTAAAATTTTAAGTTGATTATCTTTTTTTACAATAGAATAAATAATTAATGCAATAAATAAAAATGATATAAACACTAAAATAACCATATTATAAAAAAGATACTCTTTCATTGAAGTGTACTCTTTCAAAAAAGCTTTACGTTTTTTATAGGCAACATTTTTTTCATGTTGTTTTAAAAAATTTATCTTTTTTATTACATCTTTATATTGAGCTATTTTTGCTTTATAGTTCAAAGAGTTGTTTACTTCAATACTTATCTTGTCAACTACAATTCTCTCTTCATTACCTTTAAATGCATTGTCATAATAGTTCCATTCTTTTTTAATTTCTTTAAAAAAGGGGTCTCTATCACATTTTTTATATGTTCTCATGCAAGTAATTAGATTCTCAAAGTTATCTTCAAGTGTATGAAGTTTTAGTACTGGGATGTAATTGCCAAAGTAGATATAATCAATTCTTTTTTTTAATTTATCAATTTGAGAATTAAACATAAAACTAGAAGTAAGTAATGAAGCTAAGATTATAAAACTTAAAATAGCTAGTTTAAAAATAGTACTTTTATAAAATTCTTTATTAATTTTCATGGGCAAATTATATCAAATAATTTATTATAACTGATTATTTTTAACTTAACTTGTGCTTAATAATCTATTAGATATAATCGCGACTTTCAAAGAAAGGTATTAATTTGTTAAATATTAAAAATACATTTATAGGTCAATCTGTAAAAAGTGATGTACTATCCGGAATTGTTGTTGCAATTGCTTTAGTTCCTGAAGCAATTGCATTTTCAATTATTGCTGGAGTTTCTCCATTAGTTGGGTTGTATACGGCATTTATTTTAGGTTTAATTACAGCTTTAGTTGGTGGAAAAGCTGGAATGATTAGTGGAGCGACAGGAGCTATTGCCGTTGTTCTTGTTGGACTTGGGATTGAAGTTAAAGAGTCTTTATCTCCTGAAATGTTACAGCAATTAAGTACAAATGGTGAACTATCAACTTATATATTACAATATATTCTTGTGGCAACAATAATAGCAGGTATAATTCAAGTTTCAATTGGTGTTTTTAAATTAGGAAAACTAATAAGACTTGTTCCTCAACCAGCTATGTATGGATTTGTAAATGGACTTGCAATTGTAATTGCAATGGCTCAATTTCCATTATTTGAAGGTGAAAATTGGATTATGTATGTTCTTGTAGCTGCAACAATGATTATAGTTAAGTTTTTTCCTAAAATCTCAACTGCAATTCCATCAGGTCTTGTTGCTATTATTGTTATTTCAGCAGTAGTTATTAGTATGGATTTAGATACAAAAAGAGTTGGTGATTTAGCTAATATTTCAGGGAACCTTCCAAGTTTTGGAATTCCAACTTTACATATAACAATGGAATCAATTATTACTGTATTACCATATTCAATTTTAGTTGCATTAGTTGGTTTAATTGAATCACTTTTGACACTTTCAGTTTTAGATGAAATGGGTGGTAAAAGAGGAAGTGGAAACCAAGAATGTATTGCCCAAGGTAGTGGAAATATTGTTTGTGGTTTCTTCGGAGGAATGGCAGGTTGTGCTATGATTGGACAATCTATTATTAACTTTTCAAACGGTGGTTGGGGAAGATTATCAGGTGTAACTGCAGCCTTACTTTTAATCTCTTTTGTTGTTTCATTATCTTCTTATATTGCCATGATTCCTGTTGCTGTTTTAGTTGGAATTATGTTTATGGTTTCAATTGGTACTTTTGAATGGGAAAGTGGTAATAGAATTAGATTTATGCCAAATTCTGATAAATTTGTATTAGTTGCTGTTACTGTAATCACAATATTTGCAGACTTAG
This genomic stretch from Arcobacter arenosus harbors:
- a CDS encoding CDP-alcohol phosphatidyltransferase family protein; the protein is MTFLFNKNSHFNLANLATFFNISAGIMAIYFLTHNEFFAAALFAWLAGGFDIVDGKIARKYNLSTEFGIQLDSFADFLSFVIVPTMFIYFAIIDTKELMLFTPLVAFAFIYYVISGLRRLIQFNINAEEGSVEKYFTGVPTPLGAILLWVVYLVWLTGIINENIVLILMILIGWSLNSKIKIPHP
- a CDS encoding GGDEF domain-containing protein — protein: MKINKEFYKSTIFKLAILSFIILASLLTSSFMFNSQIDKLKKRIDYIYFGNYIPVLKLHTLEDNFENLITCMRTYKKCDRDPFFKEIKKEWNYYDNAFKGNEERIVVDKISIEVNNSLNYKAKIAQYKDVIKKINFLKQHEKNVAYKKRKAFLKEYTSMKEYLFYNMVILVFISFLFIALIIYSIVKKDNQLKILTKKYKIESITDAMTSLYNRKYFDQIFDNMPFISNANKWNTAFVMLDIDFFKQYNDTYGHDMGDITLKAVANSLKTYFNKDYEYVFRLGGEEFGVILFDIDKETLEECLKDVNKTIESLNIEHKNSKISNIVTISIGAVIYEANSYVSCNRLYKIADESLYLSKQNGRNQYTIYENEGN
- a CDS encoding SulP family inorganic anion transporter, with the translated sequence MLNIKNTFIGQSVKSDVLSGIVVAIALVPEAIAFSIIAGVSPLVGLYTAFILGLITALVGGKAGMISGATGAIAVVLVGLGIEVKESLSPEMLQQLSTNGELSTYILQYILVATIIAGIIQVSIGVFKLGKLIRLVPQPAMYGFVNGLAIVIAMAQFPLFEGENWIMYVLVAATMIIVKFFPKISTAIPSGLVAIIVISAVVISMDLDTKRVGDLANISGNLPSFGIPTLHITMESIITVLPYSILVALVGLIESLLTLSVLDEMGGKRGSGNQECIAQGSGNIVCGFFGGMAGCAMIGQSIINFSNGGWGRLSGVTAALLLISFVVSLSSYIAMIPVAVLVGIMFMVSIGTFEWESGNRIRFMPNSDKFVLVAVTVITIFADLAIAVITGIIISALVFAWNHSKVRSRTYRENENTKVYEFDGPLFFGSTTSFFELFDTKHDPENIVLDFKNARVMDISGVEAIDNITKKYADMGKKLVIRHLSKDCKQILKDAGPFCTYEEDDPNYKVAIDY